In the Deinococcus proteolyticus MRP genome, one interval contains:
- a CDS encoding heavy metal translocating P-type ATPase, with the protein MRVHGTQLTYFVDGMDCASCVAKVEKMVGTLPGTGEVKTSFSKQTLALTLDEAQTPRSTLENNLRSLGYAPSLVSGGVAPAAHADHEGHDHAEHGHDAHGHSHDNPADRGKPWYQTGQGKLVVSSGILLALAWLFSFIEPQFARWGYIAATIIGVWPLAKKALASMRFGDYFSINLLVSLAAIGAVAIGQAAEGAVVVFFFAVGELLEGIAAGRARAGIQSLAALAPKTALLLENGAVREVPADSLQVGQTVQVNPGARVPADGTILTGRSSLDDSPVTGESVPVGKGEGDNVYAGSINTDNVLTIRVDKDADDNTIARIIHMVEEAEGSKAPTARFIDRFSRYYTPGVVAVSALTALVPPLLLGQEWYPWLYKGIALLLIGCPCALVLSVPAAITSGISAGTRRGLLIKGGAALESIGTVKTIAFDKTGTLTAGKPKVTNVVGDRATVLRLAAAVESGSSHPLAKAINDAAKAENIAVPAASEARALQGKGVEARVEGRLLSVSSPKYAAEHTTFSAEAQDTITRFESDGKTAVVLHDAAQVIGIVAIRDEPREDAKAALAQIRNLGIQTVMLTGDNQRTGKAIASGLGLDVQAELMPEDKLKLIDQYKANGGVAMVGDGINDAPALARSDVGIAMGGGTDVALETADAALLREKVQGVAELVGLSRDTMANIKQNIAFALGLKAIFLVTTLLGYTNLWMAILADTGATAIVTANALRLLRWKGRSA; encoded by the coding sequence ATGCGAGTACACGGCACCCAGCTCACTTATTTCGTGGACGGAATGGACTGCGCCTCCTGTGTGGCAAAAGTGGAAAAGATGGTGGGCACGCTTCCCGGTACGGGCGAGGTCAAAACCAGTTTCAGCAAGCAGACGCTCGCCCTGACGCTGGATGAAGCGCAAACGCCCCGCAGCACGCTGGAAAACAACTTGCGGTCACTGGGCTACGCGCCTTCGCTGGTTTCCGGTGGAGTTGCGCCTGCAGCCCATGCCGACCATGAAGGCCATGACCACGCCGAACACGGTCACGACGCGCACGGGCACAGCCACGACAACCCGGCAGACCGGGGCAAGCCCTGGTATCAGACAGGGCAGGGCAAGCTGGTGGTCAGCTCAGGGATTTTGCTGGCGCTGGCGTGGTTGTTCAGCTTCATCGAGCCGCAGTTCGCCAGGTGGGGTTACATCGCCGCCACCATCATCGGTGTGTGGCCGCTGGCGAAGAAGGCTCTGGCAAGTATGCGGTTCGGGGATTACTTCAGCATCAATCTGCTGGTGAGCCTCGCGGCGATTGGTGCAGTGGCGATTGGACAGGCGGCAGAAGGTGCAGTCGTCGTGTTCTTCTTCGCGGTGGGCGAACTGCTAGAGGGCATCGCAGCGGGCCGGGCGCGGGCGGGGATTCAGTCGCTGGCGGCCCTGGCTCCCAAGACCGCTTTGCTGCTGGAAAACGGTGCAGTGCGCGAAGTCCCTGCCGACTCGCTGCAAGTCGGTCAGACCGTGCAGGTCAACCCCGGGGCGCGGGTTCCTGCTGACGGCACCATCCTGACCGGGCGCTCCAGTCTGGACGACAGCCCGGTGACGGGCGAAAGCGTGCCCGTCGGCAAGGGGGAAGGCGACAATGTCTACGCAGGCAGCATCAACACCGACAACGTGCTGACCATCCGCGTGGACAAGGATGCTGACGACAACACTATCGCCCGGATTATCCATATGGTGGAAGAAGCTGAGGGCAGCAAAGCCCCCACCGCCCGCTTTATTGACCGCTTTAGCCGCTATTACACGCCCGGCGTGGTGGCCGTATCGGCGTTGACGGCCCTTGTTCCACCCCTTTTACTGGGCCAGGAATGGTATCCCTGGCTGTACAAAGGCATTGCCCTGCTGCTCATCGGCTGCCCCTGTGCGCTGGTGCTCAGCGTGCCTGCCGCTATTACCAGTGGCATCAGTGCGGGCACCCGGCGCGGCCTGCTGATTAAGGGAGGCGCGGCGCTGGAAAGTATTGGCACAGTCAAGACCATTGCTTTTGACAAGACCGGAACGCTGACGGCTGGCAAGCCTAAAGTGACCAATGTGGTGGGTGACAGAGCTACTGTTCTGCGCCTGGCCGCTGCTGTCGAGTCGGGCAGCAGCCACCCCCTCGCCAAAGCCATCAACGACGCCGCCAAAGCCGAGAATATTGCTGTACCCGCTGCTTCGGAAGCCCGCGCCCTGCAAGGGAAAGGCGTGGAAGCACGGGTGGAAGGCCGCCTGCTCTCGGTCAGTTCGCCCAAGTACGCTGCCGAACACACGACGTTCAGTGCGGAAGCTCAGGACACCATCACTCGCTTTGAAAGCGACGGTAAAACGGCGGTAGTGCTGCACGACGCCGCGCAGGTCATCGGCATTGTCGCCATCCGCGACGAACCCCGCGAGGATGCCAAAGCGGCCCTGGCTCAGATTCGCAACCTGGGAATTCAGACGGTGATGCTCACCGGGGACAACCAGCGTACCGGGAAAGCCATTGCCAGCGGTCTGGGTCTGGACGTGCAGGCCGAACTGATGCCCGAAGACAAGCTGAAGCTGATTGACCAGTACAAAGCCAATGGCGGTGTAGCGATGGTGGGCGACGGCATCAACGACGCGCCCGCCCTGGCCCGCTCGGACGTGGGGATTGCGATGGGTGGCGGCACCGACGTGGCGCTGGAAACCGCCGACGCCGCCTTGCTGCGGGAAAAAGTGCAGGGGGTGGCCGAGCTGGTGGGCCTGTCCCGCGATACAATGGCGAACATCAAGCAGAACATCGCCTTCGCGCTGGGCCTGAAAGCCATTTTCCTGGTGACGACTCTGCTGGGCTACACCAACCTGTGGATGGCGATTCTGGCCGACACGGGCGCAACCGCCATCGTCACCGCCAACGCTCTGAGATTGCTGCGCTGGAAAGGAAGGAGTGCCTGA
- a CDS encoding methyltransferase family protein — protein sequence MNSASLMLLAYMLLYFAVAFVWRSLQLWRTTGVNPMVLPFDDSAHGYVGRAMRFVLLGVLGVVLLFTFTPHLLAWLGPIVPLIRTELRLLGWGLLLASLVWIAVAQGAMGASWRIGIDRNNRTELIQRGPFALSRNPIFLGMRVNLLGLFLVLPNAATLAVFIAGEVLMQVQVRLEEAHLGSLHGAQYDTYRQQVRRWL from the coding sequence ATGAACAGCGCTTCCCTCATGCTCCTGGCTTACATGCTGCTGTACTTCGCGGTGGCGTTCGTTTGGCGCAGCTTGCAACTGTGGCGTACCACGGGCGTGAACCCGATGGTGCTCCCCTTTGATGACTCGGCACACGGGTACGTGGGGCGGGCCATGAGGTTCGTGCTGCTCGGCGTGCTGGGCGTGGTGCTGCTGTTTACCTTCACGCCGCACCTGTTGGCCTGGCTGGGGCCAATCGTTCCCCTTATTCGCACTGAACTGCGTCTGCTGGGCTGGGGGCTGCTGCTGGCTTCACTGGTGTGGATCGCGGTGGCGCAGGGGGCAATGGGCGCGTCCTGGCGGATCGGCATTGACCGCAACAACAGAACCGAACTGATCCAGCGTGGCCCGTTTGCTCTGTCCCGCAATCCTATTTTTCTGGGCATGCGTGTGAACCTGCTGGGTCTGTTCCTGGTGCTGCCCAACGCCGCAACCCTGGCTGTATTCATTGCCGGGGAGGTCTTGATGCAGGTGCAGGTTCGGTTGGAAGAAGCGCACCTGGGAAGCCTGCACGGCGCACAGTACGACACTTACCGCCAGCAGGTGCGCCGCTGGCTTTAA
- a CDS encoding glutaredoxin family protein, whose amino-acid sequence MKNLEVTLYTVPDCADCEAIKRLLKRENVPFTEKNVRGDPEALAEMQLRADGVRIAPVTMIGQQAFYGRFDEQRPQILAALAEAQNHG is encoded by the coding sequence ATGAAGAATCTGGAAGTCACCCTCTACACTGTTCCTGACTGCGCCGACTGCGAGGCCATCAAACGTTTGCTGAAGCGCGAGAACGTGCCGTTCACCGAGAAGAACGTGCGCGGCGATCCTGAAGCCCTGGCGGAAATGCAACTCAGAGCGGACGGCGTGCGCATCGCCCCAGTCACCATGATCGGTCAGCAGGCGTTCTACGGGCGTTTCGATGAGCAGCGGCCACAGATTCTGGCGGCACTGGCTGAGGCTCAAAATCATGGCTGA
- a CDS encoding cation diffusion facilitator family transporter, producing MAEGHSHSGGHSHGKDANARQLTIALALTGTFLVVEVVYGILSGSLALLSDAGHMLTDVAALALSLFAIRMGQRAADKRRTFGYRRTEILAAALNAGALFAIGFYILFEAYKRLTEPVAVQTTSMLIVATLGLIVNIISARVLVGGSEGSLNIKSAYLEVMGDLLGSVAVIIGAILIRLTGLTWIDPVLGALIGLWVLPRTWILLKASVNVLLEGVPDGLDLDSLRAELAALPDVQEVHDLHVWSVTSGENNLTVHLVSADPGPNLTAEVSEIAEKYEIEHVTVQMEAPGFHTGSHMELHP from the coding sequence ATGGCTGAAGGTCACAGTCACAGTGGGGGCCACAGTCACGGCAAGGACGCCAACGCCCGTCAACTCACGATTGCGCTGGCCCTCACTGGAACTTTTCTGGTGGTGGAAGTCGTGTACGGCATCCTGTCCGGCAGTCTGGCGCTGCTCTCGGACGCTGGACACATGCTGACCGACGTGGCCGCCCTGGCCCTGTCCCTCTTCGCCATCAGGATGGGTCAGCGGGCCGCAGATAAACGCCGCACGTTCGGGTATCGCCGCACCGAGATTCTGGCGGCGGCCCTGAACGCTGGGGCGCTGTTTGCTATCGGGTTTTACATCCTCTTTGAAGCGTACAAACGCCTGACCGAACCCGTGGCCGTGCAGACCACTTCCATGCTGATTGTGGCGACCCTGGGCCTCATCGTGAACATCATCAGCGCCCGCGTGCTGGTGGGCGGCAGCGAAGGCAGCCTGAACATCAAATCGGCGTATCTGGAAGTGATGGGCGACCTGCTTGGCTCGGTGGCGGTCATCATCGGGGCTATTCTGATTCGCTTGACGGGCCTTACCTGGATTGACCCGGTGCTGGGCGCACTGATCGGCCTGTGGGTGCTACCCCGCACCTGGATACTGCTCAAGGCCAGCGTGAATGTGCTGCTGGAAGGCGTGCCAGACGGTCTGGATTTGGATAGCCTCCGCGCCGAACTCGCGGCCCTGCCAGACGTGCAGGAAGTCCATGACCTGCACGTCTGGAGCGTCACCAGCGGGGAGAATAACCTGACCGTTCACCTCGTAAGTGCTGACCCTGGCCCAAACCTGACTGCTGAAGTAAGCGAAATTGCCGAGAAGTACGAGATTGAGCATGTCACCGTGCAGATGGAAGCACCCGGCTTTCACACGGGCAGCCATATGGAGCTTCACCCATGA
- a CDS encoding SCO family protein — protein MTQNDTTPPVPPEPAHQPRSWIKSATLALFAVSAVLGGTLLYTKVRNPLSLYGTAYAAGTPAPTLAGTGEDGQPLALSDLKGKTVAVFFGFLHCPDFCPTTLAALERVRQALPKDKQADFVPLLVSVDPKRDTVASINEYVKFFNPQAKGMRIPEPQLSATAKAWGAGYQYSESKGPREYEVSHTTGTYLVDKAGKLRLVWDYTQVNTNTRRVAQDVLAVME, from the coding sequence ATGACCCAGAACGATACAACGCCTCCCGTCCCTCCAGAACCAGCCCACCAACCCCGCTCCTGGATAAAGTCCGCGACGCTGGCCCTGTTCGCCGTGTCAGCGGTGCTGGGTGGCACTCTGCTCTATACCAAAGTCAGGAATCCTTTGTCGCTGTACGGCACGGCCTATGCTGCTGGAACGCCCGCGCCCACGCTGGCCGGAACAGGTGAGGACGGTCAGCCACTGGCTCTGAGCGACCTGAAGGGCAAGACAGTGGCGGTATTTTTTGGCTTCCTGCATTGCCCGGATTTCTGCCCGACGACGCTGGCGGCGCTGGAACGGGTGCGGCAGGCTCTGCCGAAAGACAAACAGGCTGACTTCGTGCCGCTGCTGGTTTCCGTTGACCCCAAGCGCGACACGGTGGCAAGTATCAACGAGTACGTCAAATTCTTCAATCCGCAGGCCAAAGGGATGCGAATTCCTGAACCGCAACTGTCCGCAACAGCCAAAGCGTGGGGGGCAGGGTATCAGTACAGTGAGTCGAAAGGGCCGCGTGAATACGAGGTCAGTCACACGACTGGCACCTACCTGGTAGACAAGGCAGGCAAGCTGCGCCTGGTCTGGGATTACACCCAGGTGAATACCAATACCAGGCGGGTGGCGCAGGATGTGCTGGCGGTGATGGAATGA
- a CDS encoding ArsR/SmtB family transcription factor produces the protein MSLRATPYNALVTAPTTQSADVCEVACVHPEAVVLAKSALPDERCATEATNFLKLLGDTTRLKILSALQTTELCVCDLASVVGISESAVSHQLRLLRTGRLVAFRKEGRVVYYRLADEHVTTLIRSALEHARE, from the coding sequence ATGAGCCTGCGTGCAACGCCTTACAATGCTCTGGTGACTGCACCGACCACCCAATCTGCCGATGTCTGCGAGGTGGCCTGTGTTCACCCGGAAGCTGTCGTGCTGGCAAAGTCAGCTCTGCCGGATGAACGCTGCGCCACTGAGGCCACCAATTTCCTGAAACTGCTGGGCGACACGACCCGGCTAAAAATCCTGAGCGCACTGCAGACCACCGAGCTGTGTGTCTGCGATCTCGCTTCTGTGGTGGGCATCAGCGAAAGTGCGGTCAGCCATCAGTTGCGCCTGCTGCGGACTGGGCGGCTGGTGGCCTTTCGTAAAGAGGGCCGGGTAGTGTATTACCGCCTGGCCGACGAACACGTCACCACGCTCATTCGCAGCGCCCTGGAACATGCGCGCGAGTGA
- a CDS encoding YnfA family protein has product MLKSVLLFLLAGLAEIGGGYLVWLWLREGKSIWLGVLGALILVLYGILLTLQPQILDFGRVYAAYGGVFIVLSLLWGWLVDGRTPDTPSLVGAFLALLGAAVIAYWPRTV; this is encoded by the coding sequence ATGCTGAAGTCCGTGTTGCTGTTCCTGCTGGCTGGTCTCGCAGAAATCGGCGGCGGTTATCTGGTGTGGTTGTGGCTACGCGAGGGAAAAAGCATCTGGCTGGGCGTGCTGGGTGCACTGATTCTGGTGCTGTACGGCATTTTGCTGACCTTGCAGCCGCAGATTCTGGATTTCGGTCGGGTGTACGCAGCGTATGGCGGTGTTTTCATTGTGCTGTCGCTACTCTGGGGCTGGCTGGTGGACGGCAGAACGCCGGATACTCCCAGTCTGGTCGGAGCTTTTCTTGCCCTGCTGGGCGCGGCTGTGATTGCCTACTGGCCCAGAACTGTCTGA
- a CDS encoding DUF2171 domain-containing protein: MTMGDQIKADMPILCADGNEHGKVDHLDGEYIKITKDAHGQHHWLPLSTVDHVDQHVHLKLKHEEVKQQMLSEDPHPEHRK, from the coding sequence ATGACCATGGGAGACCAGATCAAGGCAGATATGCCCATCCTCTGCGCCGACGGCAACGAACACGGTAAAGTTGACCACCTCGACGGCGAGTACATCAAGATTACCAAGGACGCTCATGGACAGCATCACTGGCTCCCCCTGAGCACAGTTGACCATGTTGACCAGCATGTCCACCTGAAATTGAAGCATGAAGAAGTGAAGCAGCAGATGCTCAGTGAAGACCCGCATCCTGAACACCGCAAGTAA
- a CDS encoding IS1 family transposase (programmed frameshift): MPECPACQSERTVKNGKAKNGTQTYLCKECGRRFHPEARPVAHSEATRQQILDAVHERMSLRGVQRVFGVHRNTVIRWNKKGACEVRQTVPVCLTPPEEVIVELDEMWTFVAKKKQARWLWIALERSTRRVLAWVLGDRSEQTAFKLWERLPLSLEQRLKGTFCTDLWRAYDEPLLGVKRLTRKGETNHVERFNCTLRQRLGRLVRKSLSFSKTDEMLEASLTLALHRYNLSR; encoded by the exons ATGCCGGAGTGTCCAGCCTGTCAAAGTGAACGTACTGTCAAAAATGGGAAGGCCAAAAATGGCACCCAGACCTACTTGTGTAAGGAATGTGGTCGTCGCTTCCACCCGGAAGCTCGCCCTGTAGCCCACAGTGAAGCGACCCGACAACAGATTCTCGATGCCGTCCACGAACGGATGAGTCTCAGAGGCGTGCAGCGCGTATTTGGGGTACACCGCAACACCGTGATTCGGTGGA ATAAAAAAGGGGCCTGTGAAGTGAGGCAGACCGTACCGGTCTGCCTCACGCCTCCAGAAGAAGTCATCGTTGAGTTGGATGAAATGTGGACCTTCGTTGCCAAGAAAAAACAGGCAAGGTGGCTCTGGATTGCTCTGGAGCGCAGCACCCGCAGGGTGCTGGCCTGGGTCCTGGGTGACAGGAGTGAGCAAACAGCGTTCAAGCTCTGGGAGCGCTTACCGTTGTCCCTTGAGCAGCGGCTGAAAGGGACGTTTTGCACCGATCTGTGGCGAGCCTATGATGAGCCACTCTTGGGAGTAAAGCGGCTGACCCGGAAGGGAGAAACGAATCACGTCGAACGATTTAACTGCACGCTGAGACAGCGGTTGGGTCGGCTCGTTCGTAAGTCGTTGTCTTTCTCAAAGACGGATGAAATGCTCGAAGCCAGCCTGACTCTGGCTTTGCATCGTTACAACTTGTCACGTTGA
- a CDS encoding IS701 family transposase: MNQPVSGERTRIFAQQVLGIPETLYQQRSLQASLHLFHSPGQKTKFSEAEGVSPSALSRFFNIYDWDSDRCWEEMQDTQWRMLLDAARHKRKPRLRLSVDLTTVEKVGTQLPYVSVYNGRHGIHLVVLFAEYGELKFPISYRVYQGKHTSTPVTLALDLLEEVPDFVRKRFQVCVLADSGFEAAVFLEGVQRLGFEFVVGVRSNRRTDHPGRVTVADCPHGGYVNLANWPLETLSLGRMDRGDREEFAVSSELLEGNDILAEGKRRWALESFFKEGKHQFGLAQFALRTARGLDRWILMVFLAFTLTTLHHSEDLTLKEAARLALYALFPEVRLNHLLGQLRKEQEFLRQHGYSLSYARCKL, translated from the coding sequence GTGAATCAACCGGTTTCAGGGGAGCGCACCCGTATTTTCGCACAGCAGGTTCTGGGGATTCCAGAGACGCTGTACCAGCAGCGAAGCTTGCAAGCTTCGCTGCACCTCTTCCACAGTCCAGGTCAGAAGACCAAGTTCAGCGAGGCTGAGGGAGTCAGCCCCAGTGCACTCAGCCGTTTCTTCAACATCTACGACTGGGATTCAGACCGCTGCTGGGAAGAGATGCAGGACACCCAATGGCGCATGTTGCTGGACGCAGCTCGCCACAAACGCAAACCTCGATTGCGGCTCAGTGTGGACCTGACCACGGTGGAAAAGGTGGGCACCCAGCTGCCCTACGTCAGTGTTTATAACGGCAGGCACGGCATTCACCTGGTGGTCCTGTTTGCCGAGTACGGGGAACTGAAGTTCCCCATCTCCTACCGGGTCTACCAGGGCAAGCACACCAGCACCCCAGTCACGCTGGCCCTTGATCTGTTGGAAGAGGTACCAGACTTTGTGAGGAAGCGCTTTCAGGTCTGTGTACTGGCGGACAGCGGCTTTGAGGCCGCTGTCTTTCTGGAAGGTGTGCAGCGCCTCGGTTTCGAGTTCGTGGTGGGTGTGCGGAGCAACCGACGCACGGATCATCCTGGGCGGGTGACAGTGGCGGATTGTCCGCACGGAGGGTATGTCAACCTTGCCAATTGGCCTCTGGAAACGCTGTCCCTGGGGAGGATGGACCGGGGGGACCGCGAAGAATTCGCGGTGTCATCCGAGCTGTTAGAGGGGAATGACATCCTGGCCGAAGGAAAACGGCGCTGGGCGCTGGAATCCTTTTTTAAGGAGGGAAAGCATCAGTTTGGGTTGGCGCAGTTCGCGCTGCGAACTGCCAGAGGTCTGGACCGCTGGATTCTGATGGTCTTCCTGGCCTTCACCCTGACGACGCTGCACCACTCAGAGGACCTGACCTTGAAGGAAGCTGCACGCTTGGCTCTCTACGCCTTGTTCCCCGAAGTCAGGCTCAACCACCTGCTGGGCCAGCTTCGAAAAGAGCAAGAATTCCTGCGCCAGCACGGCTATTCGCTTAGCTATGCAAGGTGCAAGTTATGA
- a CDS encoding competence protein CoiA family protein translates to MLRAVMHHQSRVLSYDVLQLKAKGHSAARIRSEQWFCPHCKGPVDPKLGLVRAWHFAHAKGQSSELAPA, encoded by the coding sequence ATGCTGAGAGCGGTAATGCACCATCAAAGTCGCGTGTTGTCTTATGATGTGCTGCAGCTCAAAGCCAAAGGGCATTCTGCCGCGAGGATTCGGAGCGAGCAATGGTTTTGCCCGCACTGTAAGGGTCCCGTAGACCCGAAGTTGGGACTGGTGCGGGCGTGGCATTTTGCTCATGCGAAAGGACAGAGCTCAGAACTTGCACCTGCATAG
- a CDS encoding DUF6283 family protein, with the protein MTSPCPDCPWRVDAVGVFPAQAFRHSAGTAYDMAQHTFACHSAGAENPRICAGFLLRGADHNLSVRLKYIQGQIGHVHDGGLELHNSYRAMAVANGVSPDDPVLADCRD; encoded by the coding sequence ATGACCAGCCCTTGCCCTGATTGCCCCTGGCGGGTGGACGCCGTAGGAGTCTTTCCTGCCCAGGCCTTTCGCCATTCTGCTGGCACTGCGTACGACATGGCGCAGCACACTTTTGCTTGTCACAGCGCCGGTGCGGAGAACCCCAGAATCTGCGCGGGCTTCCTGCTGCGCGGCGCAGACCATAATCTGTCTGTCAGACTCAAATACATCCAGGGGCAGATTGGTCACGTCCATGATGGCGGCCTTGAACTCCATAACTCTTACCGGGCGATGGCCGTAGCGAACGGCGTCAGTCCGGATGACCCCGTCCTGGCAGACTGCCGGGACTGA
- the nucS gene encoding endonuclease NucS, which translates to MLRTQSTEHTPEELAQFINEHVHQQNILTQIIGLSEVQYHGRAASTADQGSYLTIIKPDGSIQIHKSKGVKPMNWQPKTNEIYARVENGECVLTALRHRPEELVRITFLETVIAQAFILAEEGGFILQGSESEMQEVLAHHPEIIEPGLIVLERELMVSSGGIDLYARDSTGRYVVVELKRARATQSAVSQLARYVRSIQLALPAGSEVRGILAAPDITKPALLELQARKLEFKEIKALPSIKKDVSPTLFE; encoded by the coding sequence ATGTTACGTACCCAATCCACCGAACATACCCCTGAAGAACTGGCTCAGTTCATCAACGAACATGTCCACCAGCAAAATATATTGACTCAAATCATTGGTCTAAGCGAGGTTCAGTATCACGGTCGCGCAGCAAGCACTGCTGATCAAGGCAGTTACCTTACGATCATTAAGCCAGACGGTAGCATTCAGATTCATAAGAGTAAGGGGGTCAAACCCATGAATTGGCAGCCTAAAACTAATGAGATCTATGCCCGTGTAGAGAATGGAGAATGCGTCCTCACAGCGTTACGGCATCGACCCGAAGAACTGGTTCGAATCACATTTTTAGAGACTGTCATCGCCCAAGCATTCATTCTTGCCGAGGAAGGTGGATTCATCCTTCAAGGAAGTGAGTCTGAGATGCAGGAAGTACTAGCACATCATCCAGAAATTATTGAGCCTGGTCTTATTGTTCTTGAACGGGAGTTGATGGTTAGTTCTGGAGGTATTGACTTATATGCACGTGATTCTACTGGTCGATACGTCGTTGTAGAATTAAAACGGGCGCGGGCAACCCAGAGTGCCGTGTCTCAGCTTGCAAGGTACGTCCGATCCATCCAGTTGGCTTTGCCAGCGGGAAGTGAAGTAAGAGGTATCCTTGCAGCCCCAGATATCACCAAACCAGCTCTTTTAGAACTCCAGGCTAGAAAATTAGAGTTTAAGGAAATTAAAGCCCTGCCATCTATTAAGAAAGATGTAAGTCCAACTCTATTTGAATAG
- a CDS encoding MBL fold metallo-hydrolase, whose product MDFSFTGLGGTDEVGASSYLYHFTEGRLLIDAGLRPGMIGDAALPQLDVLNDAPPGAVILTHAHLDHVSALPVVLRRYPKLHIYCTPATAHLAALTLADSLRIMEAQGQMLYSPEDMKRTFEAFRPVEYFQRIADHGFAFTLYPSGHLLGAASVLIESSAGTVFHTGDVSNVSTPVVDAAWMPPRKTHAVDAVVSEATYGDTLLPARKIQVQAFMHGVAQVVEGGGRVLIPSFALGRAQEIVQLLHGGMVSGIIPEVPLYLDGMVRTVTEAYQDMLPLLPQALRNRVKTSQQPAFFTGTVEAVQSAKDRERIQRSDKPAVVIASSGMLHAGASPSYARAWLPDSGNALFVVGYQDGESPGRRLLELQQGGEVLLPDQNGFSAVSAYARIERFYLSAHSDQGGLLSMIARYDPKKVLLTHGEAAPRRALAGFLKTRDVALPAAGEMVSLRAQPKRKVEFIPPATPQQPRKQRHRRVKVDMNYDADHHVLVVQLPDNIPGNLFGDGEYTLEVLRGKLTKVQLTQRMTE is encoded by the coding sequence ATGGACTTCTCCTTTACAGGCCTGGGGGGTACCGATGAGGTCGGGGCCAGTTCCTACCTTTATCACTTCACGGAAGGCCGGCTTCTGATTGACGCTGGGCTACGCCCAGGCATGATTGGAGACGCGGCGCTGCCCCAGCTGGATGTTCTGAATGATGCGCCGCCGGGCGCGGTCATCCTGACCCATGCCCATCTGGATCATGTCTCGGCCCTGCCGGTCGTGCTGCGCCGGTACCCTAAGCTCCATATCTACTGCACCCCTGCCACGGCCCACCTTGCAGCCTTGACGCTTGCAGACAGTCTCAGGATCATGGAGGCACAGGGGCAGATGCTGTACTCCCCGGAAGACATGAAGCGCACCTTTGAAGCGTTCCGACCTGTCGAGTATTTCCAGCGCATTGCTGATCACGGGTTTGCCTTTACGCTCTACCCCAGTGGGCATCTGCTGGGTGCCGCCAGCGTCCTGATCGAGTCCAGCGCGGGGACCGTGTTTCACACCGGCGATGTCAGCAACGTGTCGACGCCGGTGGTGGACGCCGCCTGGATGCCCCCCAGAAAGACCCACGCTGTAGACGCGGTGGTCAGCGAGGCCACGTACGGCGATACCCTGCTTCCGGCCCGGAAAATACAGGTTCAGGCGTTCATGCATGGTGTCGCACAGGTGGTTGAAGGTGGCGGCCGGGTGCTGATTCCGTCGTTTGCCCTGGGCCGGGCGCAGGAGATTGTGCAGCTGCTTCATGGGGGCATGGTGAGTGGCATCATCCCTGAGGTACCACTTTATCTCGATGGCATGGTCCGCACCGTCACGGAAGCCTACCAGGACATGCTTCCGTTGCTGCCCCAAGCCCTGCGGAACCGGGTGAAGACGTCGCAGCAGCCTGCATTTTTCACGGGGACAGTGGAGGCGGTTCAATCGGCCAAGGACCGTGAACGGATTCAGCGCAGTGATAAGCCGGCGGTGGTGATTGCTTCCAGCGGAATGCTGCACGCAGGAGCCAGCCCTAGCTACGCCCGTGCGTGGTTGCCCGACTCCGGCAACGCCTTGTTTGTGGTGGGCTATCAGGACGGGGAGTCCCCTGGACGCCGGCTGCTGGAGCTGCAGCAGGGCGGAGAAGTCCTTCTTCCGGACCAGAACGGGTTCTCAGCTGTCTCAGCGTACGCCCGCATCGAGCGGTTCTACCTTTCGGCTCATTCTGATCAGGGCGGTCTGCTGAGTATGATTGCTCGGTATGACCCAAAAAAGGTGCTGCTCACCCACGGTGAAGCGGCTCCGAGACGTGCCCTGGCCGGCTTCCTGAAAACCCGTGATGTGGCCTTGCCCGCGGCGGGGGAGATGGTGTCCTTGCGGGCGCAGCCCAAGCGGAAGGTGGAGTTCATTCCACCTGCGACCCCTCAGCAACCGAGAAAGCAGCGGCACCGCAGGGTCAAGGTGGACATGAATTATGATGCCGATCACCACGTCCTGGTGGTGCAGCTGCCTGACAATATTCCTGGGAACCTTTTCGGAGATGGTGAGTACACCCTGGAAGTGCTGCGTGGCAAGCTCACCAAAGTCCAGTTGACGCAGCGGATGACCGAATGA